The Pseudomonas fulva 12-X sequence AGGCTGTCCGGCGAGCTGAGGCCCGGGCGTTCGCCGATCAGGATCACCGTCATCTTGGCGCCCAGCCGTTCGCCCACTTCATCGGCAACGGCGACCCGGCCCTGTTGCACCAGGCTGATGGGCGCCAGTTTCCAGCCTTCTTCGGTGACCTGCTCCAGCAGCTTTTCCAGAAATGGCAGGCTGTGACGGCGCACGGCTAGGGAAGACAGGCCATCGGCGATGACGATGGCCAGGTCGTAGCCGCGGCCGTTTTCCTTGGAGTAGTCGTCCAGGGCGTTGGCGGATTCTTCGTCCAAGCGGCGGCCAAGGTCCGGGCGCTGCAGGTAGGTGTGCCGGTCCGCCGCGGCGCTGTGCAGTAGCAGAGTGTCCAGGCCGCGGCCCTGCAGTTCCTCGCATAGGCCTTCATGGTCGAAGGGCAGGTGCACGGCA is a genomic window containing:
- the eutC gene encoding ethanolamine ammonia-lyase subunit EutC; this translates as MSDKFPATPNPWQHLRQLTPARIALGRAGTSLPTAAQLDFQFAHAQARDAVHLPFDHEGLCEELQGRGLDTLLLHSAAADRHTYLQRPDLGRRLDEESANALDDYSKENGRGYDLAIVIADGLSSLAVRRHSLPFLEKLLEQVTEEGWKLAPISLVQQGRVAVADEVGERLGAKMTVILIGERPGLSSPDSLGLYFTYAPRVGLNDAYRNCISNVRLEGLSYGMATFRLLYLMREACRRQLSGVDLKDEAEVPTLEGEGPGNFLLPDQT